The following proteins are co-located in the Silene latifolia isolate original U9 population chromosome 1, ASM4854445v1, whole genome shotgun sequence genome:
- the LOC141607270 gene encoding uncharacterized protein LOC141607270, with protein sequence MTYTVDYLANTERSSQYIPTRITKSSHTKKQERKMGSEKKMVGTPEAVKKIGRWVRSRTVREKVTLGAVVAIVSLILMKLFVKNHAYFYVAAQISHAVSVLILIYKLTISKTCAGLSLKTQELTAIHLTLGIISSIGFRGLAFIGLDVFALLATLWVIYMMRFKLKSTYMKDLDNMPLYYVLGPSAIVALIANPRGHLNLIASWMWSFCMMVESVAVLPQLRLMQNAKVVEPFTAHYVFALGIERFFGCANWIIQIIDTKGAHLVLIGKGHIWILIALICEAVQTFILADFCYYYVKSVMEGQSVMRLPSFV encoded by the exons ATGACATATACAGTTGACTATCTAGCAAACACAGAAAGAAGCTCACAATACATTCCTACTAGAATAACTAAATCATCACACACAAAAAAACAGGAGAGGAAAATGGGAAGTGAGAAAAAGATGGTGGGAACACCAGAAGCAGTAAAAAAGATAGGGAGATGGGTAAGAAGCAGAACAGTAAGGGAGAAGGTTACCTTAGGTGCTGTTGTAGCAATTGTGTCTCTTATTTTGATGAAGCTTTTTGTTAAAAATCATGCTTATTTCTATGTTGCTGCTCAAATTTCTCATGCTGTTAGTGTTTTGATCTTGATCTATAAGCTCACTATTTCCAAGACTTGTGCTG GTTTATCTTTGAAGACTCAAGAACTCACAGCCATTCATTTAACCTTGGGAATTATATCCAGCATAGGGTTCCGAGGCCTTGCATTCATTGGCCTTGACGTGTTTGCGCTTCTTGCTACTTTATGGGTGATTTATATGATGCGATTCAAGTTGAAATCGACTTACATGAAAGATCTAGACAACATGCCCTTGTATTATGTG TTAGGTCCAAGCGCTATTGTTGCATTAATAGCCAATCCGAGAGGACATTTAAACTTAATTGCAAGCTGGATGTGGTCATTTTGTATGATGGTTGAATCCGTCGCAGTGCTCCCTCAGCTTCGTTTAATGCAGAACGCAAAG GTGGTTGAGCCCTTCACTGCCCATTATGTGTTTGCATTGGGTATCGAAAGATTCTTTGGTTGTGCAAATTGGATAATTCAG ATTATTGATACCAAGGGAGCACATCTTGTGCTAATTGGAAAGGGACATATATGGATATTGATTGCTCTAATCTGTGAGGCGGTTCAGACTTTCATCTTGGCCGATTTCTGTTATTACTACGTCAAGAG CGTCATGGAGGGGCAGAGCGTAATGAGGCTACCTTCCTTTGTTTGA